The genomic stretch AGATCTGTTTATCCTGTATTTCTTCTTGTAGGTGAGAACCCTGGAGTCAAAAAACAAGCATCTGGAGGCTGAGGTTGAGGCCCTGAAGAGCCGCCATGTCAGACCAGGCCTTAGGCAGCTCTACGAGTCTCAGCTGAAAGAGCTCAACAGGGAcgctgagaaaatgaaagtccAGAGGGTGAGGGAGGTCATATCTCATGGCAACATTTTTAGATCATGGTCTGTTGTGACTAATATAAAAGCCAGGTATGGTTCACTAATGTGGCAACAGTGGTGCTCCTTTTCACCCTATTATCTGCTGAATCTTTTCCATTGAACAACTGTTTGATCATTGTTTATCTCATCTGTGCAGGATAGCTCTTTGGCAGCCAAGGAGACGATGTTGAGTCACTTGGACAAGCTGAAGGCAAAATACACCGAGGCTGTGGATTCCCGGAAAAAGACGGAGCATGACATTGAGAATCTCCGTCCTGTAAGAAACTTTTCACAACTTTGAATGATGTTATGAGAATTCACTGCTTTAAGTTAATACAAGACTTATCAACAGAATGTTGCTTTTTTCCCACTAAACCATTTAAACCTTATGGTTCAATGTCCCAGGATGTGGATAAAGCAACGTCAGCACGGATAGCCCTGGAAACACAGCTGGAAAACCTAAAAGTTAAGCTTGCCTTCCTGCAGAGAGTTCACAAGGAGGTAATATATGTTTTACTCTCCATTCACTGCATACTATGTATAGTAGTCAGCGGCTGGTGGCTGGATTGcctttcattttattatcaattGTTTAATGGGCTGGTAATTATTGCAATGACTGGTTATACTTTAATGGAGACCTGTTGCTGGATAGACTAAGTAAGGATGAAAACATGGCAGTTATCAGCATGGTGTGATGGGTTCATGTTGGGAAACAATGTGACTAACAGTTGGTGCAGTGGTTGCGTGAACCTTCCtttataacataaataaatgtttccatATTCCTAACAAAGAGCAAATACTGTTTCCATGTATTTCTAAAAACAGACCAgtattttaaacttattttgcaATACAGACCACACTGTTTTAGTGCTGCATATTTCACTATTCTTCTGACTCTGGTTGTTTGTGTTCCACTGAAAGGAAATTGAGGAGTTGATGCAACAGATCTATTCAGCAACCAGCAAGGTGGACCTGGTATTTGGCCTGCCGGACCTCTCCTCCGCTCTCAGACAGATTCAGTCTCAATATGACAGCATTGCCGCCAAAAACTTGCAGGTAATGTGCAACATTGATGTTCACTTTAACTCCTCCAGTCTTTAACCCCATGATGGAACCGTGACAAACACATGGATGTCGTTAACATTCCTGACACGAGATCATTAGTGTGTTTGGGTTATAGACACTGTCTGCTCTTCTCTAAGGGAATGGACACTTGGTACAAGTCAAAGTTTCAGGACCTGAGCAGCGCCTCCACCAAACACCTTCAAAGCGCTCGAAATCTGAGAGAGGAAATCGCAGGCTATAAGAAGGAAGTGAGTacgattttctgtttttgttcaggGTCACTACTACCACTTCTTAGCAtaaaacagttgtgtgtgtgtatgtgggtgtatAGCTTCTCAACAAGGAACGTGAATTGGAAGCAGTGAAGACGAGGAACGAGTATTTGGAGGCTCGGATTCGCGATGCAGCAGAAAAATacaagaaggaggaggaggacttgGAGGTGATTGACAGGATGTACCATTGCAGGATACATATTAGAGTTTTTCAAATGAATATAAAGACGTTTTCTAGTCATGCTCTGGCTAgaaacttttttaaatagagCAATTCTTTTGTATTCTATTGCGCCAGGAGCGTATCGAAGCCATTAAGCTGGATCTAAAAGTAACCAAGGAAAAGATCGCCCTGCTGCTACGGGAATACCAGGACCTGCTAAATGTAAAGATGGCTCTGGAGATTGAGATCACCACTTACAggtgaacacaaaaaaaaaacactcatgcCATTTCCACAGCATGTAAACCTGACTGTTTTACATTAAGTAGAAATATAAGACAAACAGGGTATTGTTCATTTAGTATTCAGCATTTACTCCCctctgtttatttgtttcaggAAGCTGATCGAGGGGGAAGAGAGCCGTCTGAGCACCATGGTCCAAAACCTGTCTCTGACTGGAGGCCTGCGTCTCACCTCAGCCTCTGGTAGCTCAACCCCTGCAGCTACTTCAAAGCTAAATGAAGCCCCAGGTGACAATTACAGGGCGGAGAAAGCTGCGGGGGCCGCGCAAGTGGAGGTGGCCTCATCAGACACCCAGACAGAGGgtaaagagaaggagaaggccACTGAGATGACTGAGAGGAAGACTGTCCTCATCAGGTAAAA from Etheostoma cragini isolate CJK2018 chromosome 18, CSU_Ecrag_1.0, whole genome shotgun sequence encodes the following:
- the ngs gene encoding notochord granular surface isoform X1, which gives rise to MSRSPERMSSYRRHFEGDLAVPPAYQLRVSSPSPSRRDTRHRSASFTRSGGAMGHRAISNKARITSSVRMGTLCFGMSMELGPKLDLDVASAENHAFMTTRTTERQEMVALNDRLAAYIEKVRTLESKNKHLEAEVEALKSRHVRPGLRQLYESQLKELNRDAEKMKVQRDSSLAAKETMLSHLDKLKAKYTEAVDSRKKTEHDIENLRPDVDKATSARIALETQLENLKVKLAFLQRVHKEEIEELMQQIYSATSKVDLVFGLPDLSSALRQIQSQYDSIAAKNLQGMDTWYKSKFQDLSSASTKHLQSARNLREEIAGYKKELLNKERELEAVKTRNEYLEARIRDAAEKYKKEEEDLEERIEAIKLDLKVTKEKIALLLREYQDLLNVKMALEIEITTYRKLIEGEESRLSTMVQNLSLTGGLRLTSASGSSTPAATSKLNEAPGDNYRAEKAAGAAQVEVASSDTQTEGKEKEKATEMTERKTVLIRTVKKDEDTHESDTQESTFNISRAADDTDEE
- the ngs gene encoding notochord granular surface isoform X2; the protein is MSRSPERMSSYRRHFEGDLAVPPAYQLRVSSPSPSRRDTRHRSASFTRSGGAMGHRAISNKARITSSVRMGTLCFGMSMELGPKLDLDVASAENHAFMTTRTTERQEMVALNDRLAAYIEKVRTLESKNKHLEAEVEALKSRHVRPGLRQLYESQLKELNRDAEKMKVQRDSSLAAKETMLSHLDKLKAKYTEAVDSRKKTEHDIENLRPDVDKATSARIALETQLENLKVKLAFLQRVHKEEIEELMQQIYSATSKVDLVFGLPDLSSALRQIQSQYDSIAAKNLQGMDTWYKSKFQDLSSASTKHLQSARNLREEIAGYKKELLNKERELEAVKTRNEYLEARIRDAAEKYKKEEEDLEERIEAIKLDLKVTKEKIALLLREYQDLLNVKMALEIEITTYRKLIEGEESRLSTMVQNLSLTGGLRLTSASGSSTPAATSKLNEAPGDNYRAEKAAGAAQVEVASSDTQTEGKEKEKATEMTERKTVLIS